One window from the genome of Gimesia aquarii encodes:
- a CDS encoding DUF1501 domain-containing protein, translated as MHRLHRRDFLYGMGASLGTVAFNAMLQAEEKSKPKPKNLVLDQPLAPRDPHFKPRAKACIFLFMEGGPSHLDTFDPKPALEKLHLKEFVRKDAQVSAMASGKRYYIKSPFKHRQAGQSGISLCDHFSHLSEMADELCVYHGLQAESINHPTACYHMNTGNRFGGDPAVGSWMTYGLGTENQNLPAFIVLPEVAYPQGGSANWSNGFLPAYFQGTALRSKGSPILDLNPPAHVTRETQRKNLDLLAALNQADMKRNPHEEVLAARMESYELAFRMQTQVPDIINLDKETKQTQEMYGLGKTETDSFGRRCLLARKLVEEGVRFVQIYAAGWDSHDYLDRSHKARMQAVDQPIAALLKDLKSRGLLDETLVVWTGEFGRSPDNGMRSGRQAAGRDHNAKGMAMWMAGGGVKSGHRIGATDEIGDHAVEVVNPIRNLHVTLEHIMGLDDNQLTYFHEGRFKVLSQTGGAVIKELLG; from the coding sequence ATGCACCGATTACACAGACGCGATTTTCTTTATGGCATGGGTGCCAGCCTGGGCACAGTAGCGTTTAATGCGATGTTGCAGGCAGAAGAGAAATCAAAGCCAAAGCCTAAAAATTTGGTTCTGGATCAACCATTGGCTCCACGCGACCCGCATTTCAAACCACGGGCCAAAGCTTGCATTTTTCTGTTTATGGAAGGTGGTCCCAGTCATCTTGACACATTTGACCCCAAACCCGCGCTTGAGAAACTCCACCTCAAAGAGTTTGTACGAAAAGATGCTCAAGTTTCAGCGATGGCATCTGGTAAACGGTATTACATCAAAAGCCCGTTCAAGCATCGCCAAGCAGGCCAGTCCGGTATTTCACTCTGCGACCACTTCTCTCATCTGTCAGAAATGGCTGATGAACTGTGTGTCTACCATGGATTACAGGCAGAGTCTATTAACCACCCCACCGCCTGTTATCACATGAATACAGGAAATCGCTTTGGCGGTGATCCGGCCGTAGGTTCCTGGATGACTTATGGTTTGGGAACAGAAAATCAAAATCTACCAGCCTTTATTGTGCTACCTGAAGTGGCTTACCCTCAGGGAGGTTCTGCTAACTGGTCGAACGGATTCCTGCCAGCTTACTTTCAGGGAACGGCACTGCGTTCGAAAGGTTCTCCGATTCTTGATTTGAACCCACCCGCCCACGTCACACGAGAGACCCAACGTAAGAACCTGGACTTGCTTGCAGCGTTGAATCAAGCAGACATGAAACGTAATCCGCATGAAGAAGTACTCGCGGCGCGCATGGAATCTTACGAACTTGCGTTCCGCATGCAGACTCAGGTTCCCGATATCATCAATCTCGACAAGGAAACTAAGCAAACACAGGAAATGTATGGTCTCGGAAAAACAGAAACAGATAGTTTTGGCCGCCGCTGCCTGTTAGCGAGAAAACTCGTCGAAGAAGGAGTTCGTTTCGTTCAGATTTATGCGGCGGGCTGGGATTCTCACGATTACCTGGATCGATCGCATAAAGCACGTATGCAGGCCGTGGACCAACCGATCGCCGCACTTTTGAAAGATCTGAAGTCACGCGGGCTTCTGGATGAAACGTTGGTCGTCTGGACGGGCGAATTCGGACGCTCACCGGACAACGGTATGCGGAGTGGCAGACAGGCCGCGGGACGCGATCATAACGCGAAAGGCATGGCGATGTGGATGGCAGGCGGAGGTGTGAAATCAGGTCACCGCATCGGAGCCACTGATGAAATTGGCGATCACGCCGTTGAAGTTGTCAATCCCATCAGAAACCTGCATGTCACTCTGGAACACATCATGGGGTTGGATGACAATCAATTAACCTATTTCCACGAAGGTCGATTCAAAGTTCTAAGTCAGACGGGCGGTGCTGTGATTAAAGAATTGCTGGGTTAA
- a CDS encoding arsenate reductase ArsC, translating to MKNVLILCTGNSCRSQMAEALWRELGQGEWESYSAGSLPSGYVHPMAIEVMQELDQDLSQNRSKHVDEYLNETFDLVVTVCDSAKESCPTLAGAQRIEHWPFYDPADAEGSDTEKLTVFRDVRDQIREKIQDFLKAES from the coding sequence ATGAAAAACGTGTTGATTTTATGTACTGGAAACTCTTGTCGTTCGCAGATGGCAGAAGCATTATGGCGCGAACTGGGTCAGGGAGAATGGGAATCTTATTCAGCGGGGTCATTGCCCTCTGGCTATGTGCATCCCATGGCGATCGAAGTCATGCAGGAACTCGATCAGGACTTATCGCAAAATCGTAGCAAACACGTCGATGAATATTTGAATGAAACTTTTGATCTCGTGGTAACCGTCTGCGATAGTGCGAAAGAAAGCTGTCCGACTTTAGCGGGGGCACAACGTATCGAACATTGGCCCTTTTATGATCCTGCGGATGCAGAAGGTTCCGATACAGAAAAACTAACGGTCTTTCGAGATGTCCGTGATCAGATTCGAGAGAAAATTCAGGACTTCCTCAAGGCTGAATCTTAA
- a CDS encoding GNAT family N-acetyltransferase, translated as MQFERIPYQSDWYREACQLRNELLRKPLGLDLLQEGLSEESEYFHYGMIVDNKVIACALAIPVSENKAKVRQMTVASEYQKQGIGKLLLQKIELDLKEREIEMVELDARSSVVEFYKKLGYVAEGEEFLSVSIPHLHMVKSLVDNL; from the coding sequence ATGCAATTTGAACGAATTCCTTATCAGTCAGATTGGTACCGTGAGGCATGTCAGCTTCGGAATGAGCTATTACGTAAACCGCTTGGGTTAGATTTACTTCAGGAAGGTTTGTCAGAAGAATCAGAATATTTTCATTATGGGATGATTGTTGATAATAAAGTGATTGCTTGCGCGTTGGCAATTCCTGTCTCTGAAAACAAAGCAAAAGTTCGTCAGATGACGGTAGCTTCCGAATATCAAAAGCAGGGAATCGGAAAGTTGCTGTTACAGAAGATCGAACTTGATCTGAAAGAGCGTGAAATTGAGATGGTCGAATTAGATGCACGAAGTTCTGTTGTCGAATTTTACAAGAAGCTGGGTTATGTTGCGGAAGGTGAAGAATTTCTGTCTGTTTCTATTCCTCATTTGCATATGGTAAAATCGCTGGTTGACAATCTGTAG
- a CDS encoding amidase: MTRNLDQTDLTDHHSNNADNAQFSEANGFFNRRQFLSITAAMTACAPTTSLANQQTKTQPSNESQNLLPNSMAPAIQFQASPYGSAAYLERLSHNKKNNFSHKEEIKVEPWKGSVPESDEEIAFLPVHRLAALIQSRQLSPVKLTEIYLERIRQLDPQLLCAVTLMEKSAIREAKQAEQDIAAGQYRGPLHGIPWGVKDLFSTRDARTTWGAKPFENRMIDEDAEIVTRLRKAGAILIAKLSTGTFAQGDQWYRGRTRNPWNTEEGSSGSSAGPGSATAAGCVAFAIGTETRGSIVSPSKRCGISALRPTFGRVSRHGCMTLSWTMDKVGPMCRTIEDCALVFNSIHGADEKDPSTLTAPFHFQRTPDLAALRIGYREGIDEAFLETLRRLGAKPIPVPAPPSDREVKDILTVESATAFDDFISQNLDEQMVRKVRVKNFRPARNITALDYLNAQRHRFALMQKMADYFENIDLYISHLGDIGLTNLTGHPAVVFPYQFDKQPRCITLIGNLFTDDNILSVAHAYQTATSWHLKHPQLT; encoded by the coding sequence ATGACCAGAAACTTAGACCAGACAGACCTAACTGATCATCATTCAAATAATGCTGACAACGCACAATTTTCGGAAGCAAACGGCTTCTTCAACCGTCGACAATTCTTAAGCATAACTGCCGCCATGACAGCTTGTGCGCCCACAACCTCTCTCGCGAACCAGCAGACGAAAACGCAACCTTCGAACGAGTCGCAAAATTTGCTCCCTAACTCAATGGCACCGGCGATACAGTTTCAAGCCTCTCCCTACGGCTCTGCTGCATATCTTGAACGCCTCTCTCATAACAAAAAAAATAACTTTTCTCATAAAGAAGAGATCAAAGTTGAACCATGGAAAGGATCTGTACCAGAGTCAGATGAAGAGATTGCATTCCTGCCTGTTCACCGATTGGCTGCTTTGATTCAATCTCGTCAATTGTCGCCAGTCAAGCTGACCGAAATTTATCTTGAACGCATCAGACAACTCGACCCCCAGCTTCTTTGCGCTGTCACCCTCATGGAAAAATCTGCTATACGGGAAGCAAAACAGGCGGAGCAGGACATTGCCGCCGGTCAGTACCGCGGACCATTGCATGGTATTCCCTGGGGAGTCAAAGATCTCTTTTCCACACGTGATGCGAGAACCACCTGGGGTGCCAAGCCGTTTGAAAATCGGATGATTGATGAAGATGCAGAAATAGTAACCCGATTACGAAAAGCAGGTGCGATTCTTATTGCCAAGTTATCAACGGGCACCTTCGCGCAAGGGGATCAGTGGTATCGAGGCCGCACACGTAACCCATGGAATACTGAAGAGGGATCGAGTGGTTCATCTGCTGGTCCCGGATCAGCAACAGCGGCGGGCTGCGTCGCCTTTGCGATTGGCACGGAAACACGGGGATCAATTGTCTCTCCTTCGAAACGTTGCGGCATTAGTGCACTACGCCCCACCTTTGGTCGTGTCAGCCGACATGGATGTATGACACTCAGTTGGACGATGGACAAGGTTGGTCCTATGTGCCGCACAATTGAAGATTGTGCGCTCGTTTTTAACAGCATTCATGGAGCCGATGAAAAAGATCCGTCAACACTAACTGCGCCGTTCCATTTCCAACGTACGCCTGATCTGGCTGCTTTGAGAATTGGTTATCGTGAAGGCATCGATGAAGCGTTTCTGGAAACATTGCGCCGTCTGGGAGCAAAACCAATCCCAGTTCCTGCGCCCCCCAGCGATCGCGAAGTAAAAGACATTCTGACTGTCGAATCAGCAACGGCATTCGACGATTTTATTAGTCAGAATCTGGACGAGCAAATGGTTCGTAAAGTACGAGTGAAGAATTTTCGACCGGCACGTAACATCACAGCACTTGACTATCTCAATGCTCAACGACACCGCTTTGCACTCATGCAAAAGATGGCGGATTATTTTGAAAACATCGACCTTTATATTTCTCATTTGGGCGATATAGGCTTAACTAACCTTACGGGTCATCCTGCCGTCGTTTTCCCTTACCAATTTGATAAACAGCCTCGATGTATCACGCTGATTGGTAACCTGTTCACCGACGATAACATTCTTTCGGTCGCACATGCCTATCAGACAGCTACGTCCTGGCATTTAAAACATCCCCAACTTACGTGA
- a CDS encoding sigma-70 family RNA polymerase sigma factor: MAVVTDRTTEFIMLFSRHSQRIYRFIRSLVDNRTDAEEVYQNTCTVLWSKFELFETGSNFWAWSCQIVRYEVLNYRRRQNLERNIFSNEFFNRVAERAMVTVDELDRQQAALSVCYELLSARQKEVLEKIYEPEASTKSVARSLNRSPNAIYKTLRRAHDLLFSCIQKQLQSGDFF; the protein is encoded by the coding sequence ATGGCGGTTGTTACTGACCGAACTACTGAATTTATTATGTTGTTCTCCCGGCATAGTCAGCGAATCTACCGATTTATTCGATCCTTGGTAGATAACAGGACCGATGCGGAAGAAGTCTATCAGAATACATGTACTGTTCTCTGGTCGAAGTTTGAACTCTTCGAAACAGGGTCTAATTTCTGGGCCTGGAGCTGTCAAATTGTTCGATACGAGGTGCTCAATTACCGCCGCAGACAAAACCTCGAACGAAATATCTTCAGCAATGAATTCTTTAATCGAGTCGCAGAGCGGGCAATGGTAACAGTCGACGAACTTGATCGGCAGCAGGCGGCTCTTTCAGTCTGTTACGAATTGCTTTCAGCGCGTCAAAAAGAAGTGTTAGAAAAAATTTATGAACCAGAGGCGAGCACTAAATCGGTCGCGCGATCGCTAAATCGCTCCCCCAATGCAATCTACAAAACACTCCGCAGGGCACATGACCTGCTTTTCAGTTGCATTCAGAAACAACTTCAATCAGGAGATTTTTTCTAA
- a CDS encoding LamG-like jellyroll fold domain-containing protein has translation MLTPEEQEELMQLCWEYQYGDLSHKDAARLERLVLNSDQASDFFIQYAGMCANLEWEGIVDPGPLGRSTNYDPLPSGELRTLPLYLHASPKRTFGKKTLFALSAFLVVLVVSISLLYFQFWQNNTPSFLARITNTQKAVWEKGKRKWKTDELLHARDELYLSGGLIELETALGARVILKGNSHLIPINVSQFQLDQGNLFANVPPQAEGLTIDTPTSRIVDLGTKFGLIINPSQETEVHVLKGLVEFNLLNSKRETTVTKNLFERDAIRIHPDSHEITKIETIPEFFVQNLKVESPALIGHWKLTETENSPIAKDYSGNQLELQIIAENGKSPFTGKPAPNNALTSAGPFDSQSRKLFRTLSQNEARLFDMSRFTIELWARNPNSDQQADSDILFHYRNTAEHSTSQFNLYAADSLDRTGKLGFGFLNTKGKYVGHQTEKHTKWQKDRWYHIVFTYDSNTPIPNDSIVTLTRTPEFASVPDMQQTLSEIEDIHPLVAGGILVIGGSTLTDISRHWGGEISDVRFINGIPDRYLTHHSQQTNR, from the coding sequence ATGCTGACTCCCGAAGAACAAGAAGAGTTGATGCAGCTATGTTGGGAATACCAGTACGGAGATCTTTCTCACAAAGACGCAGCTCGTTTGGAGCGGCTGGTCCTGAACAGTGATCAAGCAAGTGATTTCTTTATTCAATATGCTGGCATGTGTGCGAATCTGGAATGGGAGGGAATTGTTGACCCCGGCCCTCTCGGGCGATCAACGAATTACGACCCGCTACCATCCGGTGAGTTAAGAACTCTGCCGTTATACCTTCATGCGTCTCCTAAGCGGACCTTTGGTAAAAAGACGCTATTTGCTCTTTCAGCATTCTTAGTTGTCTTAGTCGTTTCTATCTCTCTGCTTTATTTCCAATTCTGGCAAAACAACACGCCGTCCTTTCTGGCACGTATCACAAACACACAAAAAGCTGTATGGGAAAAAGGAAAACGTAAATGGAAGACCGATGAGCTTCTTCATGCCAGAGACGAGCTTTATCTGAGTGGCGGTCTCATAGAATTAGAAACGGCACTGGGAGCACGTGTAATACTCAAAGGAAATTCTCATCTAATTCCGATCAATGTGAGCCAGTTCCAACTCGATCAAGGTAACTTATTCGCAAATGTCCCTCCTCAGGCGGAAGGTCTGACAATTGATACGCCCACATCAAGGATCGTTGATCTGGGAACCAAATTTGGGTTAATAATTAATCCATCACAAGAAACCGAAGTACATGTTCTCAAAGGACTCGTCGAATTTAATCTACTGAATTCAAAACGAGAAACAACAGTTACAAAAAACCTGTTTGAGAGAGATGCAATACGAATTCATCCCGATTCGCATGAGATTACCAAAATCGAAACCATACCGGAATTTTTTGTTCAAAATCTCAAAGTTGAATCACCAGCACTGATAGGACACTGGAAATTAACGGAAACAGAAAATTCCCCCATTGCAAAAGATTACTCCGGAAATCAATTGGAACTGCAAATTATCGCTGAGAATGGGAAATCACCATTTACTGGAAAACCAGCACCGAACAATGCTTTAACATCAGCCGGTCCTTTCGATTCTCAGTCCCGCAAACTATTTCGTACACTCTCTCAAAATGAAGCACGCCTCTTCGACATGAGCCGATTCACAATCGAGCTGTGGGCACGCAACCCGAATAGCGACCAACAAGCTGACTCCGATATTTTGTTTCATTATCGCAATACAGCAGAACATTCTACATCACAATTTAATCTTTATGCAGCGGATTCACTAGACCGCACCGGCAAACTTGGCTTTGGTTTTTTGAATACCAAAGGCAAATACGTAGGACACCAAACAGAAAAACATACGAAGTGGCAAAAAGACCGATGGTACCACATCGTATTTACCTACGACTCTAATACCCCTATCCCCAATGACAGCATCGTTACCTTGACACGAACTCCTGAGTTTGCATCAGTGCCCGATATGCAACAAACCCTGTCAGAGATTGAAGATATACACCCGCTGGTAGCGGGAGGCATACTTGTCATTGGGGGATCGACACTTACCGATATTTCTCGACATTGGGGAGGTGAGATTTCAGACGTTCGCTTTATCAATGGAATTCCAGATAGATATCTGACTCATCACTCACAGCAAACAAATCGATAA
- a CDS encoding DUF1559 domain-containing protein, with protein sequence MRQQKKFKSGFTLIELLVVIAIIAILIALLLPAVQQAREAARRSTCKNNLKQIGLGLHNYHSTYGTFPASRIGPYESTCTTCGLDSRFSAYIPLLPFIDQAPLYQQITGNLGTSSFVWNTNFDAYRTKLPIITCPSDVDTADITRLGQHNYLFSVGDQYNNFQTISPGALRGIFGFQSSVRMRDIVDGTSNTAMVSECVRPPGSGSSTPANTFGANTTSNTTNPSACAASFVNGSFTTGLLDRERSHGTRWTDGRAGYINFNTILPPNGPVCNGQTTTGILPPSSRHEGGVHLLLADGAVRFISENIDTGDISAPQVTSGVSPYGIWGALGSKNGGEPLGEF encoded by the coding sequence ATGAGACAACAGAAAAAATTCAAATCCGGATTTACCTTAATTGAGTTATTAGTCGTAATCGCCATCATTGCGATTCTAATCGCACTTCTATTACCAGCCGTGCAACAGGCACGTGAAGCAGCCAGGCGCAGTACCTGCAAAAATAATTTGAAACAAATTGGACTAGGACTCCACAATTATCACTCCACATATGGAACCTTCCCTGCAAGTCGCATCGGCCCCTATGAAAGCACTTGTACTACCTGTGGACTTGACTCTCGCTTTAGCGCGTATATTCCTCTACTACCATTTATCGATCAAGCTCCACTTTATCAGCAGATTACTGGTAATTTGGGGACGTCCTCTTTTGTGTGGAACACAAACTTTGACGCTTATCGAACAAAACTACCAATTATCACCTGCCCATCTGACGTCGACACAGCTGATATCACAAGACTTGGTCAACACAATTATCTGTTTTCAGTAGGCGATCAATATAACAACTTTCAAACGATTTCTCCTGGAGCGCTGCGAGGGATATTTGGATTCCAATCCAGCGTGCGTATGCGTGACATTGTAGATGGTACAAGCAATACCGCCATGGTTTCGGAATGTGTTCGTCCCCCCGGATCCGGATCGTCTACCCCCGCTAACACCTTTGGTGCGAATACCACCAGCAATACCACAAATCCGTCTGCCTGTGCTGCCAGTTTTGTAAATGGCTCCTTTACTACAGGACTTCTGGACCGAGAGCGTTCGCATGGCACACGTTGGACCGACGGCCGAGCAGGCTATATCAATTTCAATACCATCTTACCTCCCAATGGGCCTGTTTGTAACGGTCAAACAACGACGGGTATCTTACCTCCTTCCAGCCGCCATGAAGGGGGCGTGCACCTTCTGTTGGCTGATGGTGCTGTGCGATTCATTAGTGAAAATATCGATACCGGCGATATCAGTGCTCCTCAGGTCACTTCAGGCGTAAGCCCCTATGGTATATGGGGGGCACTGGGCTCAAAAAATGGCGGAGAACCTTTAGGGGAATTCTAA
- a CDS encoding DUF4198 domain-containing protein produces MRSLLIIVLFISFGCTACSGTSEDKWTKQRPETYPVTGTVNFEGKPLEGATIVFRSSSGEPQAAVGRSNAEGEFQLRTFEDGDGAIAGEHTVSITCVKTEGPPAGANLDEVDVVVKEVSLIPEKYGDFKKSGLSAKVSKENENVFNFDLENKK; encoded by the coding sequence ATGCGTAGCTTATTGATTATTGTTTTATTCATCTCATTCGGATGCACAGCCTGCTCCGGCACTTCAGAGGATAAATGGACCAAGCAACGACCAGAAACATACCCTGTAACGGGTACAGTCAATTTTGAAGGAAAACCATTGGAAGGAGCCACAATCGTGTTTCGATCGTCTAGTGGGGAGCCTCAAGCTGCTGTAGGACGGTCAAACGCTGAAGGAGAGTTCCAGCTTCGCACATTCGAAGACGGTGATGGTGCCATTGCGGGAGAACACACTGTTTCCATTACTTGTGTGAAAACGGAAGGTCCTCCAGCAGGCGCCAATCTTGACGAAGTCGATGTTGTGGTCAAAGAAGTTTCTCTGATTCCTGAAAAATACGGAGACTTCAAAAAATCAGGGCTCTCAGCCAAGGTCTCTAAAGAGAATGAGAATGTTTTCAACTTTGATCTGGAAAATAAAAAGTAG
- a CDS encoding Na/Pi cotransporter family protein, translating to MDSGIINSVGGLGLFLLGMVILTRGLKELAGDTIRRMIAKFTKSLVTGITTGAIVTAVLQSSSATTVTAVGFAGAGLLTLSQSLGIVLGANLGTTITGWIVALFGFKFKLGLVAFPLILVGVILNLFARKRIAAAGFALAGFGLIFVGIDSLQIGMSGLTDSVTPKSFPPDTWMGRLLLVFIGVGITLVTQSSSAGVAMALTAVSTGTISLPQASAMVIGFDVGTTFTALMATLGGSVAARRTGLAHVFYNVVTAIVAYFLLPVYIWVWNHYINSGSNASPEFALVAFHSLFNFVGILFLIPFIGQFSRLITRIIPQAVNDQTERLEESLIQNPNVAIEASRSTLADVFQSILQLLRTILSFEVDRTQISQELERYRDTLETTSLYMRRINISESDRETLRCYQEVLLALDHIQRLTRRCIERERLDATRNVKKLSDIVDQLACLVTQTQQSFEIRSAMLEEQSLEQFWLELDQNQKVTRRQLTASTTKAGVEYEALLGQLDAYRWLIRVSYHLWRVVHHLQSARIISNEGKQKSQNSN from the coding sequence ATGGATTCAGGGATCATTAATTCGGTGGGTGGCTTAGGCTTATTTTTACTAGGCATGGTCATATTGACGCGTGGCCTGAAAGAGCTTGCTGGCGACACCATCCGTCGCATGATTGCGAAATTTACAAAGAGCCTCGTGACTGGCATCACGACAGGTGCCATTGTGACAGCTGTTTTGCAGTCGTCCAGTGCAACGACTGTGACTGCCGTTGGTTTTGCGGGGGCGGGATTGCTGACATTGTCTCAGTCACTGGGGATCGTTTTGGGAGCGAATCTGGGAACAACAATTACCGGTTGGATTGTTGCGCTCTTTGGTTTTAAATTTAAATTGGGATTAGTCGCGTTTCCTCTGATACTCGTCGGTGTCATTCTGAATTTGTTTGCCAGGAAACGAATTGCAGCAGCCGGATTTGCCTTAGCTGGATTTGGTTTGATTTTTGTAGGAATAGACAGCCTGCAAATAGGCATGTCTGGACTCACAGATAGTGTAACTCCAAAGTCATTTCCCCCGGATACATGGATGGGTCGTTTACTATTGGTTTTTATAGGCGTGGGAATCACTTTGGTAACTCAGTCTTCCAGTGCTGGTGTGGCGATGGCTTTGACAGCCGTCAGTACAGGCACCATTTCTCTGCCCCAAGCATCCGCGATGGTGATTGGCTTTGATGTGGGAACGACGTTTACAGCGTTGATGGCGACATTGGGAGGTTCAGTCGCCGCAAGAAGAACGGGACTGGCACATGTGTTTTATAACGTTGTGACAGCCATTGTCGCTTATTTTTTGTTACCCGTTTATATCTGGGTCTGGAATCACTATATTAATTCCGGGAGTAATGCCTCACCAGAATTTGCACTGGTGGCTTTTCACAGTCTGTTTAATTTTGTGGGGATTCTCTTTTTAATTCCCTTCATAGGACAATTTTCCCGACTGATTACTCGCATCATTCCACAAGCAGTCAATGATCAAACAGAACGCCTGGAAGAGTCATTGATTCAAAATCCCAATGTTGCGATTGAAGCCTCTCGTTCTACGCTGGCTGATGTGTTTCAAAGTATCTTACAGCTGCTTCGAACGATACTGTCATTTGAAGTCGATCGCACGCAGATTAGTCAAGAGTTAGAGCGATATCGAGACACACTGGAAACGACTTCCCTCTACATGCGGAGAATCAACATCTCCGAATCTGACCGGGAGACGCTTCGTTGTTACCAGGAAGTATTGTTGGCACTCGACCATATCCAACGTTTAACGAGGCGGTGTATAGAAAGAGAACGATTGGATGCCACTCGAAACGTTAAGAAATTGAGTGACATTGTAGACCAGTTGGCCTGTCTGGTAACTCAAACGCAGCAGTCATTTGAAATTCGTTCCGCGATGTTAGAAGAACAGTCGTTAGAACAGTTTTGGCTGGAACTGGATCAGAATCAAAAAGTAACGCGTCGTCAGTTGACTGCTTCAACGACGAAGGCAGGAGTTGAATATGAGGCTCTATTAGGACAGTTAGACGCTTATCGATGGTTGATCAGAGTCAGCTATCATCTTTGGAGAGTCGTTCACCACCTGCAAAGTGCCAGGATCATTTCGAATGAGGGCAAACAGAAAAGTCAGAATTCAAATTAA
- a CDS encoding SDR family NAD(P)-dependent oxidoreductase produces the protein MNSTDEPTIQQLFDLTGKTVLISGASGYLGGAMARGLAEAGARLIVSSRDRSRAQQTADQMPDPHKLNHIGIELDHMEEASIDQGFESALKEAGQIDVLVNNGNDPVGADWRDVTGEEFSRHLKNATGYFLLARKLRDHIVARQAYGSVIMIGSMYGVVGSYPEAYEGICNASPVAYHTMKGGLIHQTRHLSVYWAKDRVRVNCLSPGPFPSEAAPAHLAERLCEHSPMGRMGKPSELKGAAVFLASDASSYITGQNILVDGGWTAW, from the coding sequence ATGAATTCGACAGACGAACCAACGATTCAGCAGTTATTTGATCTCACTGGGAAAACTGTTTTGATCTCTGGAGCCAGTGGCTACCTGGGAGGTGCCATGGCCCGTGGTCTGGCTGAAGCGGGGGCTCGCTTGATTGTCAGTAGTCGTGATCGAAGCCGAGCACAGCAAACGGCCGACCAAATGCCAGATCCTCATAAACTCAACCACATTGGCATTGAACTCGACCATATGGAAGAAGCGTCCATTGATCAAGGTTTTGAGTCGGCTTTGAAGGAGGCAGGGCAGATTGATGTGCTGGTGAATAATGGAAATGACCCGGTTGGCGCTGACTGGAGAGATGTAACCGGAGAGGAGTTTTCCCGTCATTTGAAGAACGCGACTGGCTACTTTCTGTTAGCACGTAAGTTGCGGGACCATATTGTGGCACGTCAGGCTTACGGCAGTGTGATTATGATTGGTTCGATGTATGGCGTTGTGGGATCATATCCCGAAGCATATGAAGGGATCTGTAATGCCAGCCCGGTAGCCTATCACACGATGAAAGGAGGGCTCATTCATCAGACCCGTCACTTAAGCGTTTATTGGGCCAAGGATCGGGTGCGCGTCAATTGTCTGAGTCCAGGGCCCTTTCCTTCTGAAGCAGCACCGGCACATTTAGCGGAACGACTTTGTGAACATAGCCCGATGGGTCGTATGGGGAAACCATCGGAATTGAAGGGAGCAGCTGTTTTTCTCGCCAGTGATGCCAGTAGCTATATAACTGGTCAAAATATTCTGGTGGATGGTGGCTGGACCGCCTGGTAA